The following DNA comes from Nocardioides sp. JQ2195.
TTCGTGGAACAGGTGAGACCAACCAACCGGCGCCATGGAGATGTCGCCACCGATTCCCGAGGAGAGGGCCGAGATGCTCACCATCGAAGAAGACCGGGGCACCTACACCGGACGCCTCCACCCGCACAACGGCTACTACGCCGGCGACTTCAGCCGCCGCTCGAAGAACGGCGCCACCGGGCGCTCGGCGATGACCGGCTCCGGCCTCGGCACCCGGACTGCAACATGGGGTTCCGCCCCGAGTGACCCTGCCGCCTGACTGATCCGCCGCCTGACTGATCCGCCGCCTGACTGATCCGCCGCCTGACTGACCCGCCGCCCGACTGACCTGCCGCCCGGCTGACCTGCCGCCCGACTGACCCCGGCTCGCGGGGAAGTCGCGGGGGCAGGACCTGGAGTCCCGGCGCGAAACCGTCTCGCGCGGGGACGGGTCGGACCGGCGGATGTCAGCGCCTCGCCTCCTGGAACCGCTGTCGCCCCTCGTCGAGGTCGACGATCGGCTCGGGGTAGTCGAGGCCCGCCCTCACCTCGGCGGGCAGCTTCCAGGGCGTGTGCACGGCCGGGCCCTCGATCGTGGCGAGCTCGGGCACGTGGCGTCGGACGTAGTCACCAGAGGGGTCGAACCGCTCCGCCTGGCGCAACGGGTTGAGCACCCGGTTCGGCCGCGAGTCGGTGCCCGTGCCAGCCACCCACTGCCAGTTGAGCTGGTTGTTGGCGACGTCGCCGTCGACGAGGTGGTGCATGAAGTGCCGGGCGCCCTCGCGCCAGTCGAGGTAGAGCGTCTTGGTCAGGAAGCTGCCGACAACGAGCCGACCACGGTTGTGCATCCAGCCCTCGGTCCGCAACTGGCGCATCGCGGCGTCCACGATCGGGTAGCCCGTGGCCCCGGCGGCCCAGGCAGCAAGATCGTCAGGGTCGTCGCGCCACCGATCACCGTGGCCGCGGTAGTCCCGGACGCCGGCCTCCGGGCGAGCGGCGAGCACCTGCAGGTGGAAGTCGCGCCAGGAGAGCTGTCGCACCAATGCCTCGGCGCCGCGCGAGCGTCCTGCCTTCGCGATCAGCTCCACGGGTGAGATGCAGCCGAAGTGCAGGTAGGGCGAGAGCCGGGAGGTGTCGTCGGCGGCGAGGTCGTCGTGGTGGTCGTCGTACGCCGTGACGGAGGTGCGCAACCAGGCGTGCATGCGCCGGCGCCCCTCCCGCTCGCCTCCCGGAGGGAGGTGGGTCGCCCGGTCACCGGCGCAGAGCGTGTCGGCCGCCGCGATCCGGCCAGGGCTGGTCAGCGCAGGCTTCACGGCCGACCTCGGCGCGAGGGTGCGCGGCGCGTCGAGGACCGGACGTCTCGGCCGGTCCGCCCATCGGCGGTGGAACGGCGTGAAGACCGCGAAGTGGTCCTTCCCACCGGGCACGACCACCCCCGGCGGCACGGCGACCAGCGTCTCGTCGTGCACCACCAGCTCCACCGGCAGAGCCTCCTCGAGCGAGGCACGACGGCGCTGCGCGTGCGCGCTCCAGTCCCCGGAGACGT
Coding sequences within:
- a CDS encoding deoxyribodipyrimidine photo-lyase, with product MTRTHTAIVLFTRDLRVHDNPTLSAAVADAERVVPLFVLDDAITQSPYLAPNRATFLVDCLHDLDASLRQRGCDGLQVSRGDTATEVAAVVAKTGADVVHVSGDWSAHAQRRRASLEEALPVELVVHDETLVAVPPGVVVPGGKDHFAVFTPFHRRWADRPRRPVLDAPRTLAPRSAVKPALTSPGRIAAADTLCAGDRATHLPPGGEREGRRRMHAWLRTSVTAYDDHHDDLAADDTSRLSPYLHFGCISPVELIAKAGRSRGAEALVRQLSWRDFHLQVLAARPEAGVRDYRGHGDRWRDDPDDLAAWAAGATGYPIVDAAMRQLRTEGWMHNRGRLVVGSFLTKTLYLDWREGARHFMHHLVDGDVANNQLNWQWVAGTGTDSRPNRVLNPLRQAERFDPSGDYVRRHVPELATIEGPAVHTPWKLPAEVRAGLDYPEPIVDLDEGRQRFQEARR